The Methylorubrum populi genome contains a region encoding:
- the phaC gene encoding class I poly(R)-hydroxyalkanoic acid synthase, with the protein MATERTVPAAPDFEMIARNANQLAEAFRQSAAASLKPFEQAAQATGVQDAKLQGADEIDEMTRTLTRVAETWLKDPERTLQAQARLNQSFASLWMSALGRMQGAAAAPVAQPEAKDKRFAHADWTANPVFDLIKQSYLILGRWAEELVETAEGIDEHTRHKAEFYLRQLLSAYSPSNFVMTNPELLRQTLEEGGANLMRGMKMLQEDLEAGGGQLRVRQTDLNAFTFGEDVAVTPGEVIFRNDLMELIQYAPKTETVLKRPLLIVPPWINKYYILDLNPQKSLIGWMVGQGITVFVISWINPDERHRDKDFESYMREGIETAIDMIGVATGETEVSAAGYCVGGTLLAVTLAYQAATGNRRIRSATFLTTQVDFTHAGDLKVFADEGQIKAIEERMAARGYLEGARMANAFNMLRPNDLIWSYVVNNYVRGKAPAAFDLLYWNADATRMPAANHSFYLRNCYLDNTLSKGQMVIGNVRLDLKKVKVPVFNLATREDHIAPALSVFEGSGKFGGKVDYVLAGSGHIAGVVNPPGGKAKYGYRTGGPAKGRFADWIERATEHPGSWWPYWFRWLEEQAPERVPARIPGEGALPSLGPAPGTYVRMKS; encoded by the coding sequence GTGGCCACGGAGCGGACGGTCCCGGCAGCGCCGGATTTCGAGATGATCGCGCGGAACGCGAACCAGCTCGCCGAAGCGTTCCGGCAATCGGCGGCGGCCTCGCTGAAACCGTTCGAGCAGGCCGCCCAGGCGACGGGGGTGCAGGACGCCAAGCTCCAGGGCGCCGACGAGATCGACGAGATGACCCGCACCCTCACCCGGGTCGCGGAGACCTGGCTGAAGGATCCGGAGAGGACGCTCCAGGCCCAGGCCAGGCTCAACCAGTCGTTCGCCTCGCTCTGGATGTCGGCGCTCGGCCGGATGCAGGGTGCGGCGGCGGCACCGGTCGCCCAGCCCGAGGCGAAGGACAAGCGCTTCGCCCACGCCGACTGGACCGCGAACCCGGTCTTCGACCTGATCAAGCAGAGCTACCTGATCCTCGGCCGCTGGGCGGAGGAACTGGTGGAGACGGCGGAGGGAATCGACGAGCACACCCGCCACAAGGCGGAATTCTACCTGCGCCAGTTGCTCTCGGCCTACTCGCCCTCGAACTTCGTGATGACCAACCCCGAACTCCTGCGCCAGACGCTGGAGGAGGGCGGTGCCAACCTGATGCGCGGCATGAAGATGCTGCAGGAGGATCTGGAGGCCGGCGGCGGCCAGCTCCGGGTGCGCCAGACCGACCTCAACGCCTTCACCTTCGGCGAGGACGTGGCGGTGACCCCCGGCGAGGTCATCTTCCGCAACGACCTGATGGAACTGATCCAGTACGCGCCCAAGACCGAGACGGTGCTGAAGCGCCCGCTGCTGATCGTGCCGCCCTGGATCAACAAGTACTACATCCTCGACCTCAACCCGCAGAAGAGCCTCATCGGCTGGATGGTCGGCCAGGGGATCACGGTGTTCGTGATCTCCTGGATCAACCCGGACGAGCGTCACCGCGACAAGGATTTCGAATCCTACATGCGCGAGGGCATCGAGACCGCCATCGACATGATCGGCGTCGCCACCGGCGAGACCGAGGTTTCGGCGGCGGGCTACTGCGTCGGCGGCACCCTGCTCGCCGTGACGCTGGCCTACCAGGCGGCCACCGGCAACCGGCGCATCAGGAGCGCGACCTTCCTCACCACCCAGGTCGATTTCACCCATGCGGGCGACCTCAAGGTCTTCGCCGACGAGGGGCAGATCAAGGCGATCGAGGAGCGGATGGCCGCGCGCGGCTATCTGGAGGGCGCGCGCATGGCCAACGCCTTCAACATGCTCAGGCCCAACGACCTGATCTGGTCCTACGTCGTCAACAACTACGTGCGCGGCAAGGCGCCGGCGGCCTTCGACCTGCTCTACTGGAACGCCGACGCCACGCGGATGCCGGCGGCCAACCACTCGTTCTACCTGCGCAACTGCTATCTCGACAACACGCTGTCCAAGGGACAGATGGTGATCGGCAACGTGCGCCTCGACCTGAAGAAGGTGAAGGTGCCGGTGTTCAACCTCGCCACCCGCGAGGACCACATCGCCCCGGCGCTCTCGGTGTTCGAGGGCTCGGGCAAGTTCGGCGGCAAGGTCGATTACGTGCTGGCGGGCTCGGGCCACATCGCGGGCGTGGTCAACCCGCCCGGCGGAAAGGCCAAGTACGGCTACCGCACCGGCGGACCCGCCAAGGGCCGGTTCGCGGACTGGATCGAGCGGGCGACCGAGCACCCGGGCTCGTGGTGGCCCTACTGGTTCCGGTGGCTGGAAGAGCAGGCGCCGGAACGCGTGCCCGCCCGCATCCCCGGCGAGGGCGCCCTGCCCTCGCTCGGACCGGCGCCGGGCACCTATGTCCGCATGAAATCCTGA
- a CDS encoding LL-diaminopimelate aminotransferase produces MTDFHRIKRLPPYVFEQVNRIKAAARARGADIIDLGMGNPDLDAPRHVIEKLVETVGKPRTDRYSASKGIAGLRRAQAGYYQRRFGVTLNPETQVVATLGSKEGFANMAQAITAPGDVVLVPNPSYPIHAFGFLMAGGVIRSVPAEPTPAMFPALEKAVVHSIPKPVALVVCYPSNPTAYVASLDFYRDLVAFAKKHELILLSDLAYAEVYFDDGNPPPSVLQVPGAVDCTVEFTSLSKTFSMAGWRMGFAVGNERLLAALTRVKSYLDYGAFTPIQVAATAALNGPDDCIKEMRATYRKRRDALIESFGKAGWKLPAPEASMFAWVPIPEKFRELGSLEFSKLLLEKSDVAVAPGIGFGEHGDDFVRIALVENEQRIRQAARNVRRFFDTADRTLHNLMPMQKAV; encoded by the coding sequence ATGACCGACTTCCACCGCATCAAGCGCTTGCCTCCCTACGTCTTCGAGCAGGTGAACCGGATCAAGGCCGCAGCCCGGGCCCGGGGTGCCGACATCATCGATCTCGGCATGGGCAATCCGGATCTCGACGCGCCGCGCCACGTCATCGAGAAGCTGGTCGAGACCGTCGGCAAGCCGCGCACCGACCGCTACTCCGCCTCCAAGGGCATCGCCGGCCTGCGCCGGGCCCAGGCCGGCTACTACCAGCGCCGCTTCGGCGTCACCCTCAACCCCGAGACCCAGGTCGTGGCGACGTTGGGCTCGAAGGAGGGCTTCGCCAACATGGCCCAGGCGATCACGGCGCCCGGCGACGTGGTGCTGGTGCCCAATCCGAGCTACCCGATCCACGCCTTCGGCTTCCTGATGGCGGGCGGCGTGATCCGCTCGGTGCCGGCCGAGCCGACCCCGGCGATGTTTCCGGCGCTGGAGAAGGCCGTCGTCCACTCGATTCCGAAGCCGGTGGCGCTCGTGGTCTGCTATCCCTCGAACCCGACCGCCTACGTCGCGAGTCTCGACTTCTACCGCGACCTCGTCGCCTTCGCGAAGAAGCACGAGCTGATCCTGCTCTCGGACCTGGCCTACGCCGAGGTCTATTTCGACGACGGCAACCCGCCGCCCTCCGTGCTGCAGGTGCCCGGCGCCGTCGACTGCACCGTGGAGTTCACCTCGCTGTCCAAGACCTTCTCGATGGCCGGCTGGCGCATGGGCTTCGCGGTCGGCAACGAGCGGCTGCTGGCGGCCCTGACCCGGGTGAAGTCGTATCTCGATTACGGCGCCTTCACGCCGATCCAGGTCGCGGCCACCGCCGCGCTCAACGGTCCGGACGACTGCATCAAGGAGATGCGCGCGACCTACAGGAAGCGCCGCGACGCCCTGATCGAGTCCTTCGGCAAGGCCGGCTGGAAGCTGCCGGCGCCCGAGGCCTCGATGTTCGCCTGGGTGCCGATCCCGGAGAAGTTCCGGGAACTCGGCAGCCTGGAATTCTCCAAGCTGCTTCTGGAGAAGTCGGACGTGGCGGTGGCGCCGGGCATCGGCTTCGGCGAGCACGGCGACGATTTCGTGCGCATCGCCCTGGTCGAGAACGAGCAGCGCATCCGGCAGGCGGCGCGCAATGTCCGCCGTTTCTTCGACACCGCCGACCGCACGCTTCACAATTTGATGCCGATGCAGAAGGCCGTCTGA
- a CDS encoding glycosyltransferase, producing MGDRSVTIAIPVHNGANYLGEAIESALRQRHPETEIVVVDDGSDDDGQTFAVAQAFGDRIRILRQPQSGVAAALNTALACASGRLFSWLSHDDLFEPEKTALQVRFLETLNRDDVCLFSDLSWIDAAGRITGTQRLDHAGLACNPRLAFYDGLINGCTILTSRDLLRRIGGFDARYPHTQDYRMWWTLAREAGLVHVPHCLVRSRLHPEQGSHRPDALAENGAFWDEVLDRTSDLEATLVHGSRERFLRRTGDFLRYRSPNRRVAERADRMARASAAAASVSAVIDVGHDPEAARRTLASVEAQTRPPDEVVLVGAAAVLDAIGRSESGRRDRVLRPTAEERPSARLRTGLAATRGTYVALLMSPDRFAPDKIATQVAPMSATGCLFSHSSYRIGDETVATGGFGGRVYPEIVGDCHVEVSTVAVHRALFLSGLLFMDDDAPLSASWIEVASRHELLGLEQPLSHVEVARAGTEAAALLSWLRASAAYRGCEKQLRRLENRLDEPAPSQGRRADAPEASSARHRTTGRSDATA from the coding sequence TTGGGCGACCGCAGCGTCACCATCGCCATTCCCGTCCACAACGGTGCGAACTATCTCGGCGAGGCGATCGAGAGCGCCCTCCGGCAACGGCATCCGGAGACCGAGATCGTCGTCGTCGACGACGGCTCGGACGATGACGGGCAAACCTTCGCCGTCGCCCAGGCGTTCGGAGACCGGATTCGCATCCTGCGCCAACCCCAGAGCGGGGTGGCGGCGGCCCTGAACACGGCGCTCGCATGCGCATCCGGCCGATTGTTCTCCTGGCTGTCGCACGACGACCTGTTCGAGCCGGAGAAGACGGCCCTCCAAGTGCGGTTCCTGGAGACCCTGAACCGGGACGACGTCTGCCTGTTCTCCGATCTGTCGTGGATCGACGCGGCCGGTCGCATCACGGGCACGCAGCGGCTCGATCATGCCGGTCTGGCGTGCAACCCGCGCCTCGCCTTCTACGACGGGCTGATCAACGGCTGCACGATCCTCACCTCTCGCGACCTGCTGAGGCGGATCGGCGGTTTCGACGCGCGCTATCCCCATACCCAGGACTACCGGATGTGGTGGACGCTCGCGCGCGAGGCCGGCCTCGTCCACGTTCCCCACTGCCTCGTCCGCTCCCGGCTCCATCCGGAGCAGGGCTCGCATCGCCCCGACGCCCTGGCCGAGAACGGCGCCTTCTGGGACGAGGTGCTCGACCGGACGAGCGATCTGGAGGCGACGCTGGTGCATGGGAGCCGCGAGCGCTTCCTGCGCCGGACCGGCGACTTCCTGCGCTATCGCAGTCCGAATCGGCGGGTCGCCGAGCGTGCCGACCGGATGGCGCGGGCGAGCGCCGCGGCGGCGTCCGTTTCGGCGGTCATCGATGTCGGCCACGATCCGGAGGCCGCGCGCCGAACGCTCGCCAGCGTCGAGGCCCAGACCCGGCCTCCGGACGAGGTCGTTCTGGTCGGCGCTGCGGCGGTCCTCGATGCGATCGGGCGAAGTGAGTCCGGGCGTCGCGACAGGGTGCTGCGCCCGACGGCGGAGGAACGGCCCTCGGCCCGGCTCCGCACCGGCCTCGCCGCGACCCGCGGCACCTACGTCGCGTTGCTGATGAGCCCGGACCGGTTCGCACCGGACAAGATCGCCACCCAGGTCGCGCCTATGTCGGCCACGGGCTGTCTCTTCTCTCACAGCTCCTATCGCATCGGCGACGAGACGGTGGCGACGGGCGGTTTCGGCGGGCGCGTCTATCCCGAGATCGTCGGAGACTGTCACGTGGAGGTTTCCACGGTCGCGGTGCATCGGGCCCTGTTCCTGTCCGGCCTCCTGTTCATGGACGACGACGCACCCCTTTCCGCGAGCTGGATCGAGGTGGCGTCGCGTCACGAACTGCTCGGACTGGAACAGCCGCTGTCCCACGTGGAGGTTGCCCGCGCCGGGACGGAGGCGGCTGCGCTGCTGTCGTGGCTGCGCGCGTCGGCGGCCTATCGCGGCTGTGAGAAGCAGCTTCGCCGCCTCGAGAACCGGCTGGACGAACCGGCGCCGTCGCAGGGCCGCCGGGCGGATGCGCCCGAGGCGTCGAGCGCACGGCACCGGACGACGGGACGGTCCGATGCCACTGCGTGA
- a CDS encoding sodium-translocating pyrophosphatase has product MTALLLIIVGGLCAVAYGVVTIRDVMRRDAGTQRMQEIAGAIAEGAQAYLRRQYATIGIVGLVLFVLLAWFLGIKVAIGFLIGAVLSGAAGFIGMNVSVRANVRTAQAATTSLGGGLEVAFKSGAVTGMLVAGLALLGVALYYLFLTRGAGLAPGSREVIDALVALGFGASLISIFARLGGGIFTKGADVGGDLVGKVEAGIPEDDPRNPATIADNVGDNVGDCAGMAADLFETYAVTVVATMVLAAIFFAGNAPVLEAMMLYPLAIGAACIVTSIAGTYAVKLGANQSIMGALYKGLIAAGVLSIVAIGLVNVALFGGFSTPFTTNTGLTFSSGALFGCAVLGLVITALIVVITEYYTGTNFRPVKSIATASVTGHGTNVIQGLAISLESTALPAIVIVAGIIATYALAGLFGIAIAVTAMLALAGFIVALDAFGPVTDNAGGIAEMSGLPSDVRKATDALDAVGNTTKAVTKGYAIGSAGLGALVLFAAYTSDLNYFIAHASPTQYRFFQGVSVDFSLSNPYVVVGLLLGGLIPFLFAGIAMTAVGRAAGAVVEEVRRQFRAKPGIMQGTDRPDYGRAVDMLTRAAIKEMIVPSLLPVLTPIVLFFVIQAIAGKSQAFATVGASLLGVILTGLYVAISMTSGGGAWDNAKKYIEDGHHGGKGSDAHKAAVTGDTVGDPYKDTAGPAVNPAIKITNIIALLLLAVLAHA; this is encoded by the coding sequence ATGACCGCACTTTTGCTGATCATCGTGGGCGGGCTCTGTGCCGTTGCCTACGGTGTCGTGACCATCCGTGACGTGATGCGACGCGACGCGGGCACCCAGCGCATGCAGGAGATCGCAGGCGCCATCGCGGAAGGGGCGCAGGCCTATCTCCGGCGCCAATACGCCACCATCGGCATCGTCGGCCTCGTGCTGTTCGTCCTTCTGGCATGGTTCCTCGGCATCAAGGTCGCCATCGGCTTCCTGATCGGCGCGGTGCTCTCGGGCGCGGCCGGGTTCATCGGCATGAACGTCTCGGTGCGCGCCAACGTGCGCACGGCGCAGGCCGCCACGACCTCGCTCGGCGGCGGGCTGGAGGTCGCCTTCAAGTCCGGTGCGGTCACCGGCATGCTGGTGGCGGGCCTCGCGCTGCTCGGCGTCGCCCTCTACTATCTGTTCCTCACCCGTGGCGCCGGGCTGGCCCCGGGCAGCCGCGAGGTGATCGACGCGCTCGTGGCCCTCGGCTTCGGTGCCTCGCTGATCTCGATCTTCGCGCGCCTCGGCGGCGGCATCTTCACCAAGGGGGCCGATGTCGGCGGCGATCTCGTCGGCAAGGTCGAGGCCGGCATTCCCGAGGACGATCCGCGCAACCCCGCCACCATCGCCGACAACGTCGGCGACAATGTCGGCGACTGCGCCGGCATGGCCGCGGACCTGTTCGAGACCTACGCGGTGACGGTGGTCGCCACCATGGTGCTCGCCGCGATCTTCTTCGCGGGCAACGCCCCCGTGCTCGAAGCGATGATGCTCTACCCGCTCGCCATCGGTGCGGCCTGCATCGTCACCTCGATCGCCGGCACCTACGCGGTCAAGCTCGGCGCCAACCAATCGATCATGGGCGCGCTCTACAAGGGGCTGATCGCGGCGGGCGTGCTCTCGATCGTGGCGATCGGACTCGTGAACGTCGCCCTGTTCGGCGGCTTCTCGACCCCCTTCACGACGAATACCGGCCTCACCTTCTCTTCGGGCGCCCTGTTCGGGTGCGCGGTGCTCGGCCTCGTCATCACCGCGCTGATCGTCGTCATCACCGAGTACTATACCGGCACGAACTTCCGGCCGGTGAAATCGATCGCCACCGCTTCCGTCACCGGCCACGGCACCAACGTGATCCAGGGGCTGGCGATCTCGCTCGAATCGACGGCGCTCCCGGCCATCGTCATCGTGGCGGGCATCATCGCCACCTACGCGCTGGCCGGCCTGTTCGGCATCGCCATCGCGGTCACCGCCATGCTGGCGCTCGCGGGCTTCATCGTGGCCCTCGACGCCTTCGGCCCGGTCACCGACAACGCCGGCGGCATCGCCGAGATGTCGGGCCTGCCCTCCGACGTGCGCAAGGCGACCGATGCGCTCGATGCGGTCGGCAACACCACCAAGGCCGTCACCAAGGGCTACGCCATCGGCTCGGCGGGCTTGGGCGCGCTGGTGCTGTTTGCCGCCTACACCTCGGACCTGAACTACTTCATCGCCCATGCCAGCCCGACGCAGTACCGCTTCTTCCAGGGCGTCAGCGTCGATTTCTCGCTCTCCAACCCCTACGTCGTGGTCGGCCTGCTGCTCGGCGGCCTGATCCCGTTCCTGTTCGCGGGCATCGCCATGACGGCGGTGGGGCGCGCCGCCGGCGCGGTGGTCGAGGAGGTGCGCCGCCAGTTCCGGGCCAAGCCCGGCATCATGCAGGGCACCGACCGGCCGGACTACGGCCGCGCCGTCGACATGCTGACCCGGGCCGCGATCAAGGAGATGATCGTCCCCTCGCTGCTGCCGGTGCTCACGCCGATCGTGCTGTTCTTCGTGATCCAGGCGATCGCCGGCAAGAGCCAAGCCTTCGCCACGGTGGGCGCCTCGCTGCTCGGCGTGATCCTGACCGGCCTCTACGTCGCGATCTCGATGACGTCCGGCGGCGGCGCCTGGGACAACGCCAAGAAGTACATCGAGGACGGCCACCACGGCGGCAAGGGCTCCGACGCCCACAAGGCGGCGGTGACCGGCGACACCGTCGGCGACCCCTACAAGGACACGGCCGGGCCTGCCGTGAACCCGGCGATCAAGATCACCAACATCATCGCGCTGTTGCTGCTGGCCGTGCTTGCCCACGCCTGA
- a CDS encoding catalase family protein: protein MTAAPIRYHDGIETPAPDENETIDKIIASMTRESEITAERDRHAVRASHAKVSGVAVGELEILPNLPPELAQGLFAEPGTHPVVVRFAQGPGELLKDRVSTHRGMAIKVLGVEGDKLPGHDAPTQDFVFATGPVFPDPDAKSFLGSMKPLEAGTSAPEGVKAAVSQSARALDGVVKSVKGESSPLLDFFGHVPHHPLAEPYYSQAALRYGDHIAKLAAFPASAAQEALADERLDTGDADGNVFRRAVLSYLEGREAVFEIRVQLCLNLDDMPVEDASKRWDEAQSPYRTVARLVLPAQDAFSEARRQYADDVLSFRPAHSLAAHRPLGSLMRARLKTYQALSRFRHEHNRVPEAEPTSIEQVPA, encoded by the coding sequence ATGACCGCTGCCCCGATCCGCTACCATGACGGCATCGAGACCCCCGCACCCGACGAGAACGAGACGATCGACAAGATCATCGCCTCGATGACGCGCGAGAGCGAGATCACCGCCGAGCGCGACCGGCACGCGGTGCGCGCCTCCCACGCCAAGGTCAGCGGTGTCGCCGTGGGCGAGTTGGAGATTCTGCCGAACCTGCCGCCCGAACTGGCGCAGGGCCTGTTCGCCGAGCCCGGCACGCATCCCGTCGTCGTGCGCTTCGCGCAAGGGCCCGGCGAACTGCTGAAGGACCGGGTCTCGACCCACCGCGGCATGGCGATCAAGGTGCTCGGCGTCGAGGGCGACAAGCTGCCCGGCCACGATGCGCCGACCCAGGACTTCGTGTTCGCCACCGGCCCGGTCTTTCCCGACCCCGATGCCAAGAGTTTCTTGGGCAGCATGAAGCCGTTGGAGGCGGGCACCTCCGCGCCGGAGGGCGTGAAGGCCGCGGTCTCGCAGAGCGCGCGGGCGCTCGACGGCGTGGTGAAATCGGTGAAGGGCGAGAGTTCGCCCCTGCTCGACTTCTTCGGTCACGTGCCGCACCATCCGCTGGCCGAGCCCTATTACTCGCAGGCCGCGTTGCGCTACGGCGACCACATCGCCAAGCTCGCCGCCTTCCCGGCTTCCGCCGCCCAGGAGGCGCTCGCCGACGAGCGGCTCGACACCGGCGACGCGGACGGGAACGTGTTCCGTCGGGCGGTGCTGAGCTATCTCGAAGGCCGCGAGGCGGTGTTCGAGATCCGGGTGCAGCTCTGCCTGAACCTCGACGACATGCCGGTCGAGGACGCCTCGAAGCGCTGGGACGAGGCGCAGAGCCCCTACCGCACCGTCGCCCGCCTCGTGCTGCCGGCCCAGGACGCCTTCAGCGAGGCCCGGCGGCAATACGCCGACGACGTGCTCTCCTTCCGCCCGGCCCACAGCCTCGCGGCGCACCGCCCGCTCGGCTCGCTGATGCGGGCACGGCTGAAGACCTATCAGGCGCTCTCCCGCTTCCGCCACGAGCACAATCGCGTGCCGGAGGCGGAGCCGACCTCGATCGAGCAGGTGCCGGCCTGA
- a CDS encoding adenylate/guanylate cyclase domain-containing protein, which produces MEQAARPGHGRSFRLPRLAGLRIRQLRLGSGLVLFAYVLTHLLCHALGNVSLDAMEAGLAVKAALWRTPSALVLLYGALILHLALGLHAFYERRFFRLRPAEAAQFLLGLAVPALLLNHVVGTRLAWSLEGLDRGYPQVLYATWVAAPGHGGMQAAGLVAAWLHGCLGLYFWLRLKRGFRRSAPWLLVGAVLVPVLALLGIVQGGRSVARLAADPAWHAAELGAGHLGLPAQNERLTGLRRDLMAAYAAALGLVVLARGLRTFAETRGGFVRITYPDGRIVRVPRGASVLEASRRGRIPHASVCGGRGRCSTCRIRVVDIERGRHLPEPERAERLVLDRIGASPGIRLACQLRPDRDLTVAPLFTPQARAASVRDGERAATGEERFVVVLFADLRGSTRLAEERLPYDTVFVIGRFLGAVGRAVREAGGSVNQHLGDGLMAIFGLDSDPKHAARAALAAVDRIAGEVDQLNRMLAADLGERLRYGIGLHAGTAIVGEMGDEAEARFTVLGDTVNVAARLESLTGPMRQVAIVSEAVYEAAGFPAGDLQELTLTGRAQPLRARLIGARAPAAQPRPERPGSFTEPSAPNR; this is translated from the coding sequence TTGGAGCAGGCGGCGCGTCCGGGCCATGGCCGCTCCTTCCGCCTGCCGCGACTCGCCGGCCTCCGCATACGACAGCTCCGCCTCGGCAGCGGACTCGTGCTGTTCGCCTACGTGCTCACGCATCTCCTCTGCCACGCGCTCGGCAACGTCTCGCTCGACGCGATGGAGGCGGGGCTGGCCGTCAAGGCCGCGCTGTGGCGCACGCCGTCCGCGCTGGTGCTGCTCTACGGGGCGCTGATCCTCCACCTCGCCCTCGGACTGCACGCCTTCTACGAGCGGCGCTTCTTCCGGCTGCGCCCGGCGGAGGCGGCGCAGTTCCTGCTCGGCCTCGCGGTGCCCGCGCTGCTCCTGAATCACGTGGTCGGCACCCGCCTCGCCTGGAGCCTGGAAGGGCTCGACCGCGGCTATCCGCAGGTTCTCTACGCCACCTGGGTGGCGGCGCCGGGCCACGGCGGAATGCAGGCGGCGGGCCTCGTCGCGGCGTGGCTGCACGGCTGCCTCGGGCTGTACTTCTGGCTCCGGCTCAAGCGCGGCTTTCGGCGGTCCGCGCCCTGGCTGCTGGTGGGCGCCGTGCTGGTGCCGGTCCTGGCGCTGCTCGGCATCGTCCAGGGCGGCCGCAGCGTCGCACGCCTCGCCGCCGACCCGGCGTGGCATGCTGCGGAACTTGGCGCCGGCCATCTCGGCCTGCCGGCGCAGAACGAGCGGCTCACGGGGCTGCGCCGGGATCTGATGGCGGCCTACGCCGCGGCGCTCGGCCTCGTGGTGCTGGCACGCGGCCTGCGCACCTTCGCCGAGACCCGCGGCGGCTTCGTCCGCATCACCTATCCCGACGGGCGGATCGTCCGGGTCCCGCGCGGCGCCAGCGTGCTGGAGGCGAGCCGCCGGGGCCGCATCCCGCATGCCAGCGTCTGCGGCGGGCGCGGGCGCTGCTCGACCTGCCGCATCCGTGTGGTCGATATCGAGCGGGGCCGCCACCTGCCGGAGCCGGAGCGGGCGGAGCGCCTCGTGCTCGACCGCATCGGCGCCAGCCCCGGCATCCGGCTCGCCTGCCAGCTTCGGCCCGACCGCGACCTGACTGTCGCACCGCTGTTCACGCCGCAGGCCCGGGCCGCCTCCGTGCGCGACGGGGAGCGTGCCGCGACCGGCGAGGAGCGCTTCGTCGTGGTGCTGTTCGCCGACCTGCGCGGATCGACCCGGCTGGCGGAGGAACGGCTGCCCTACGACACCGTCTTCGTGATCGGCCGCTTCCTCGGCGCGGTCGGCCGGGCTGTCCGCGAGGCGGGCGGCTCGGTCAACCAGCATCTCGGCGACGGGCTGATGGCGATCTTCGGCCTCGACAGCGACCCGAAACACGCGGCTCGCGCGGCGCTGGCGGCGGTGGACCGCATCGCCGGGGAGGTGGATCAGCTCAACCGGATGCTCGCGGCCGATCTCGGCGAACGCCTGCGCTACGGCATCGGCCTGCACGCGGGCACCGCCATCGTCGGCGAGATGGGCGACGAGGCGGAGGCCCGCTTCACCGTGCTCGGCGACACGGTGAACGTCGCCGCCCGGCTGGAGAGCCTCACCGGTCCGATGCGGCAGGTCGCGATCGTGTCGGAGGCGGTCTACGAAGCCGCCGGGTTCCCGGCGGGCGACCTTCAGGAACTGACGCTGACGGGGCGGGCACAGCCGCTGCGGGCGCGGCTGATCGGTGCGCGGGCACCGGCGGCGCAACCCCGGCCCGAGCGGCCGGGGTCCTTCACGGAACCGTCGGCACCGAACCGTTGA